ccacttccaccggtcttggggaagatgatcccctgatccaccgtccccttgacataGCACAGCAGACGCTTCACCgtggcccagtgatcctctcgaggaccctccatgaagcggctgacatAGCCCATGATGAACGCAATGTCtagcctcatgtggactaggtagcgcagaccgtcgacgatgctcctgtagagtgttgcatctaccttcgccgtggtactggccttcatcagcttcagccactcctccattagagtcacgcatggcttgcactcagccaaaCCGCTCCGCTCCAATAGCTTCGAGGCGTATGCACTGTGACCGAGCATGGGcgtctccttcccctgtctcacctcaatGCCAAGGTAGTAAGAGAGCATgctgagatcgctcattcaaaaacaagccaccatctcgcgcttgaagttgtcgatgtcctccgcatgcGCGCCAGTGACGATCAAGttgtccacatacacgccgacgacgagctcttCCTTCCCCAGTCGccacgtgtagagcgcgtgctcggttgcacaccgtgtgaacccaagctcgcccagcgtgtcATCAAGCTTAgcgttccacgctcgtggggccgccgcagcccatagagcgccttgtgtagtcggagcaccctatgctccgctcccttgatggcAAAATCCAAAGGTTGCCTAACGAAGACCGTCTCTGCCAGGTGATGGATGCACCAATCCTTCGCTActgccaaagccagcagcagt
The nucleotide sequence above comes from Miscanthus floridulus cultivar M001 chromosome 18, ASM1932011v1, whole genome shotgun sequence. Encoded proteins:
- the LOC136524088 gene encoding uncharacterized mitochondrial protein AtMg00810-like, producing MLSYYLGIEVRQGKETPMLGHSAYASKLLERSGLAECKPCVTLMEEWLKLMKASTTAKVDATLYRSIVDGLRYLVHMRLDIAFIMGYVSRFMEGPREDHWATVKRLLCYVKGTVDQGIIFPKTGGSGLLLTVFSDANMAGDIDG